GTCTTCCCAGCCCAGGCACGCGTCGGTGATGCTCTTGCCGTACTCGAGCTCCTTGCCGGGAATCAGGTCCTGGCGCCCTTCCTTCAGGTGCGACTCGACCATCACGCCGATGATGCGGTCGTCGCCGTCGGCCATCTGCGCGCCGACGTCGCGCGCGACCTCGATCTGCAGGCGGTGCTGCTTGCGGCTGTTGGCGTGCGAGAAGTCGATCATCACTTTGCCCGGCACGCCCGAAGCGGCGAGCTCCTTGCACGCGGCATCGACGCTGACGGCATCGTAGTTGGTGCTCTTGCCGCCGCGCAGGATGACGTGGCAGTCCTCGTTGCCGAGCGTCGTGACGATCGCCGAATGCCCGGCCTTGGTCACGGAGAGAAAATGATGCGGTGACTGTGCGGCCTTGATCGCGTCGACGGCGATCCGGACGTTGCCGTCGGTGCCGTTCTTGAAGCCGACCGGGCACGACAGCCCGGACGCGAGTTCGCGGTGCACCTGGCTCTCGGTCGTGCGCGCGCCGATCGCGCCCCAGGCGATCAGGTCGGCGATGTACTGCGGCGTGATCATGTCGAGGAACTCGGTGCCCGCGGGCAGCCCCATCTCGTTGATCTCCCACAGCAGCTTGCGCGCGAGCCGCACGCCTTCGTTGATGCGGAAGCTGTTGTCGAGGTAGGGATCATTGATCAGGCCTTTCCAGCCGACCGTCGTGCGCGGCTTCTCGAAATACACGCGCATCACGACGAGCAGATCGTCCTTAAGGCGCGCGGCCTCGACCTTGAGCTTGCGGGCGTATTCGAGCGCCGCGTCCAGGTCGTGGATCGAGCACGGCCCGATGACGACCAGCAGGCGGTCGTCCGCGCCGAACAGGATGCGGTGGATCCCCTGCCTCGCCTCGTACGCCACTTCGGCCGCTTTCGGCGTCGCCGGAAACTCGCGCAG
The window above is part of the Azoarcus sp. PA01 genome. Proteins encoded here:
- the aroG gene encoding 3-deoxy-7-phosphoheptulonate synthase AroG, translating into MSASVKIHIDDVRIQEIKELIPPAHVLREFPATPKAAEVAYEARQGIHRILFGADDRLLVVIGPCSIHDLDAALEYARKLKVEAARLKDDLLVVMRVYFEKPRTTVGWKGLINDPYLDNSFRINEGVRLARKLLWEINEMGLPAGTEFLDMITPQYIADLIAWGAIGARTTESQVHRELASGLSCPVGFKNGTDGNVRIAVDAIKAAQSPHHFLSVTKAGHSAIVTTLGNEDCHVILRGGKSTNYDAVSVDAACKELAASGVPGKVMIDFSHANSRKQHRLQIEVARDVGAQMADGDDRIIGVMVESHLKEGRQDLIPGKELEYGKSITDACLGWEDSVTVLEILAEAVRQRRVKRADLE